In the Pararge aegeria chromosome 16, ilParAegt1.1, whole genome shotgun sequence genome, TGTTTGGTGTATATTTGATATTTGATAAccaacataataaaattttacgtaTAATTAAAGAGTTTACTACTTTATGAGTTAGGtatgttgtttattttgattGTGAACACCACagattaatatgattttttttctttcccatAGGGAAAAGGTACATCgccgtacagccatgtcttcacTGTGGATTATAATATGCCCAAAACTAAACATTGTTGTACAGACTACAAATTTCGATCTCTGCATTTTTGCCATGGATACCTGCCTTTTAATTTTTGTGCTAAAATAATGCGAAATTTATGATTGTATGATCATACATTGAGTTTTTGTCTTTACTAATGTCAAAACGACTATTGTGGTTATTATGTGGCTATAACTTTAGGCGACATTAAAACGTATAAGCCAAAACAAGGCAGcgtacaagacattggcgaagtacctaccttgtgcccagttggcacagacaaaagccaaaaacaagaattgaattgaacttcAGGCGAATCAAAGACGAGCGAatagaatttcaaaatgtcaaattGACTATTCTCACTTATTTGCTAATGTGTAACGCAGACAACATTATACGGTTATTCGATCAAATTAATGACAAAAAGCGAGCGCTCGGTGGTCGAGAACTGACGAAAATTATGTAGCTTGTTGTACGTCCAAATACTCTATATCGAAAAGCGAAATGAGCGCTCACTTTCGGCGGTGAATGTGAGCTTCGCAAACTTGTACTAACCCTACTAGTTTATTTAAACATCCATACTAAATGTCGATCAATTAAGAACTCCTATCGTATTGTTGGTATCCTCACTGGTAACAAACTGCTAGATGGCCCTACTCTACGGCTAAACGTCATATTGACACGCAACGTCACACGTCAACGTCATGCGTAGACCACTTGCATTATATCAGGtccaaataatttaattttagagaAAAAACTCAAAAACGTTAACTTCGGGGCTTCTTTATGTCCTCGAGAATGCGATAATGTAAACAAAGATGTGCGGTGCGGCAGAAGCGGTCGTGTGCTGAAGCAATGTCGATCGAGTATGTGGTGGTGAGCGAGGGCGAACAGGACGAGCCCATTGAGCTGCCCGCCGAGGAGGACGGCTCGCTGCTGCTGAGCACCGTGGCGGCGCAGTTCGCTGGCGCCAGCGGGCTCAAGTACCGCGCGGGCGGGCGGCTGCGCGGCCTGCGGCTGGCCGACGAACGCGTGCTGCCGCCCGCCGAGGGCTGGGCGGCCTTCCGCTACTTCTGCGCCTTCCCGCGCGCCGACGCGCCCGTGCCCGCCCCGCGGCCGCGCTGCTCGGACCTCATCGTGCTGGGCCTGCCGTGGAAGACGGGAGAGGACGCCGTGCGCGACTACTTCTCGGCGTTCGGCGAGCTGCTCATGGTGCAGGTTAAGCGCGACGCCAAGACCGGCCTGTCCAAGGGCTTCGGCTTCGTCAAGTTCGCAGACTACGAGGCGCAGTTGCGCGCGCTGGGTCGGCGGCACATGATCGACGGTCGCTGGTGCGACGTGCGCATCCCCAACAGCAAGGACGGCGGCTCGGCGGCCGACCGCAAGGTGTTCGTAGGTCGCTGCACGGAGAGCCTATCGGCCGACGACCTGCGCGAGTACTTCGGTGCTTTCGGCCAGGTGACGGACGTATTCGTGCCTAAGCCCTTCCGCGCGTTCAGTTTTGTCACGTTTCTGGACCCGGAGGTGGCGCAGTCGCTGTGTGGGCAGGACCACATCATCAAGGGCGTGTCGGTGAACATCTCCACGGCGTCGCCCAAGCGCGAGCGCGGCGGCGCGCGCTCGCAGCTGCTAGGCTGGGGCGTGCTGGAGCCGGGCGCGCCGCGCGTGTACAGCTGGCCGCCCGACGCGTGGCAGCACGCGCACGCGCCGCCCGACGCAAAGCCCTACCTCAAGTACGACTAGTGCAGATCCCTCCTTGTTGATAGCTCACagattttatataaagtaaatgtgtaaataataatataatatagaatgATAAAGTTGTTCACCTGTATTTTGATTACTCCTCGGTGATTTTGGTTTGgatgtaaacaaatata is a window encoding:
- the LOC120630581 gene encoding TAR DNA-binding protein 43-like, translated to MSIEYVVVSEGEQDEPIELPAEEDGSLLLSTVAAQFAGASGLKYRAGGRLRGLRLADERVLPPAEGWAAFRYFCAFPRADAPVPAPRPRCSDLIVLGLPWKTGEDAVRDYFSAFGELLMVQVKRDAKTGLSKGFGFVKFADYEAQLRALGRRHMIDGRWCDVRIPNSKDGGSAADRKVFVGRCTESLSADDLREYFGAFGQVTDVFVPKPFRAFSFVTFLDPEVAQSLCGQDHIIKGVSVNISTASPKRERGGARSQLLGWGVLEPGAPRVYSWPPDAWQHAHAPPDAKPYLKYD